The DNA region CGAGGCTGACGATGTGAAAGACGCCTTGATTTTCCTCAACGCCTTCGCCGGTGGTGACTATGATTTTCGCAATGTCCGAGAAGATGCCCCAGCCGCCGTGGAACTCGAGACGCTCGCCGGGCACGAAGCCGGCGCCGCGCTCTTCGGGCGGCAGGAAGGCCGGCATGGGGACACCGTCATCCACCCCTCCGATTTCGAGCTCGGCGCGGGTCACAGGACCGAAAAGGACGGCGAGAAACGGGATCAGGAGTATGAGCCTGCGCAGAGACATGGTGGGGAATGAGACACCCGGGAAATGAGTTGGTTCGCTCGAGGATCAACGTAGCGGGATTCTTCGCAAGTCCCAACTGAAAGCAGGCATTTGAGCTCAAGCCGGGTTTGGCATGGGGCGAATGACTTTCGGGGCGCGATGGGGAGATTCCCCCATCGCCTTAGGGGCAATTACTCAGTCCACCCGTACGTGTATATTCGGTGTCTCCCCGTTTGATTACCGATGGAGCGTTGTGCGCTTTACTCCTGGGGAAAATGGGTGGAAATGGAAGATCGAAGGAAGCGCGTATCAGAAATCGCATCACACACTTGAGGGAAATGAATATGAATACAAAAACGATCAGAAACGCGGCCATCGCCGCATCGGTCATCAGTCTGTCTGTCATCAGCACCGCCCAGGCCGCCCTGACGGTCAATGCCATCGGGGAGTCGGCGGTCGCCAATGAACTCCGGTCGATGACCAAGACCGATTGGGCCACGGTCAATAACGTCACCATGATGATCCCAACGACCGGGTTCACCTTCCTGCGGGACGACACCAGCGACAACGGCATTCCGTTCGCCACTTTCGCCACCGGCGGAGCCTCCCTGACGATCGAGGAGATTTTCTCCAGCGCGGGATACACCAATGATCTGCATATCCTGGCGGGGAATACATTCCTCATGAGCAACAAGCCCCTTGCCAATACCGACGGGGTCCGGATCAGGACGAACACGCCGTCGGAGTCACTTGATCTCGTCTTCCTGACCAATACGGCCGGCGGGTATGATGCCTCGGCGGCGGGCGACGTGCATCTCTATGACGACGCCAACCTCAGGACCTACGTTTATCGGGATGGCATGGACACCCACTATGTCTGGATGTTGGAGGACATCAATTCGCAGTCATCGCGCAATGACCACGACTACAACGACTATGTCTTCTACGCCAAGCTTTCGGCCGTGCCGGAGCCGTCCACCATCATCACCGGGATCGCCATCGGTTTCCTCGGGCTGACTGTTCTTCGCCGACGCTTCTCTGAAAAGAAGGCGGTGGCATGATACGAGGGGATGGGAGATGACCGGGACGGTGACCACGCACCGCCCGGCTCTCCCGATCCATGACGGGCGGGCAGTGTTGCGCAGGCACACTGCCCGCTTTGCTGCCTGCGGATCGGGCGGTTTCACCGCCTGAAAAATGGAGTCGACTTGGATTCTGGTGCACGGATGATCGGGGAATGAACGGGCGACTCGTGGACAGAAGTCTTTGGGCGAAGGGCCGGAGACCCGTGGGGGTGGTCCTTTTCTTCATTTCGATGGCTTTCTGCCTGGTGGGGAATGTCACGCAGGGTCGGATTCTCACCTCGGCCGACGGCCTCGTTTCCGTCGATATGCCGGATGACTGGGGGGCGACCGTCCCGAAGGGCGGTGCGGTTCTCATGCTGATAACGGACGAATCCGAGACGGTGGGCATCACGGTCTTGCGGGAACCCCTCGCTTCCGGCCAATCGAAGTCCCCGGTGCGTCTGCTCTTCCTGAAACTGGACAATTTCGCCAAGTCCTTTCCGGTGGAGGCGCAGTCGAATCCGATGCCGCTGTTTGTCGACGGGGAAGAAGCGGCCAGGGCTTCTTTCGTCTCGGAGGTTCGCCAGGCGGACGGAAGCCGACGGAAAACCGGTTTCGTCTTCACCTGTCTTTCCCGAGGAAATGACCTCTACACGGTTGTCGGGACGGCCCGGGCGGAGGATATGGATGCCTGGCTGCCCATTCTGGATGCGGTGGCTGACAGTCTCGACATCCGGTGAGTGTCGGCGGGGATCGGTGATCCGTAGTTGCTCCGTCAAATGATACTCTCATCATGTGAATCGATGGTGAGATCGCCCCTCTTGAGTCTGTTCGTCAGGTCATCCCTGATAACCGCTACCCTGGTCGGTGCCCTGAGTTGCCGGTTAATGGGGGCCGGGGAGGAGAGGGGCGCGGACGAAATCATGAAGGCGGCCTGGGAAAGTGCGGCCACCTTTTTCCCGAATGAATCGCTGCTGGGGTTTGGGGAACTGGGCGGTGGACTTGAGGAGGGTCCGCGGGAGGCCCGTTTCGGCTATGCGGTCGCTCTGCTCTCGGCCAATCCCGCAACCAGGGAACAACTCGATCTGGCGGAGAGCATCTTCCTTTCGCTGGCCGAGTCCGGGGACGATGAGTTGGGTCTGGGATCCCGATTCCTCCTGGGGCGGATCCACCAGATCTATCGAAGTCCGATGGAGCCGGAAGAGGCCGCCCGTCATTTTCAGCTCCTGATCGACGAACATCCGGAATCGCGCTGGGCGCAGATGAGTCTGGTCAAGCTGGGTCTGCTCATCGTCTACTCCCTTCCCGATGCCGGGGCACCGGCCGAAAGGTTGGCGGCCGCCGGTGAGCTTCTGGCCAAGGCGACAGGAAGAGATGCCAGACGGGACCTTCATCTGCTCATGGCGAGCGCTCACTTTCATTACAAACTCGAGGATACCGGAGCGCTCCCCCACCTTGTCGCCGCGGAGGAAGAGGGTGTCCTGGATATCGGGTCACGAGCGGATGTCCTGGTGCGGATCGGCGAGCTTTATGTCCTTGCCGGGCAACCGGGAAACGCGGTGCCCTATTACCGGCGTTTCGTGTCGGAATACTACGGCGATCAACGTCGTTACGCGGTGCAGAAGAAGATTGAGGCAATCACCGGCGAGGAGGAGACGGACTGATGAAATCTGGAGGACAGAGGCAGATTGTCGGAATTCTGGTGGTGATCGCCGTCTATGTCGCGGCAGTGCTCTGGGTGTTTTTTCGCAAGGCGGTGGATGTGGTGGATGATCGGGTGACCATCCGGCTGACCCACTGGCAGATCGAGAGCAATATACCGGAGGCCGTGCAGGCCCAGCTGGACCGTTACGAGGAGCTCAATCCCGGAGTCAGGGTTGAGCAGAACCTCGTGCCCGGACGGGTTTACCAACTCTGGCTGCGGGCCAATCTGACCGGGGGGGTCGCAACTGATATCGTCGAATTCGGAACCTGGCTTCCCGGGATGAAGGATATCATTCCGCGGTATTTCCAGCCGGTGACCCGTTACGTTGATCTTCCCAATCCCTACAACGTGGGCACGG from Opitutaceae bacterium includes:
- a CDS encoding tetratricopeptide repeat protein, with product MVRSPLLSLFVRSSLITATLVGALSCRLMGAGEERGADEIMKAAWESAATFFPNESLLGFGELGGGLEEGPREARFGYAVALLSANPATREQLDLAESIFLSLAESGDDELGLGSRFLLGRIHQIYRSPMEPEEAARHFQLLIDEHPESRWAQMSLVKLGLLIVYSLPDAGAPAERLAAAGELLAKATGRDARRDLHLLMASAHFHYKLEDTGALPHLVAAEEEGVLDIGSRADVLVRIGELYVLAGQPGNAVPYYRRFVSEYYGDQRRYAVQKKIEAITGEEETD
- a CDS encoding PEP-CTERM sorting domain-containing protein, whose amino-acid sequence is MNTKTIRNAAIAASVISLSVISTAQAALTVNAIGESAVANELRSMTKTDWATVNNVTMMIPTTGFTFLRDDTSDNGIPFATFATGGASLTIEEIFSSAGYTNDLHILAGNTFLMSNKPLANTDGVRIRTNTPSESLDLVFLTNTAGGYDASAAGDVHLYDDANLRTYVYRDGMDTHYVWMLEDINSQSSRNDHDYNDYVFYAKLSAVPEPSTIITGIAIGFLGLTVLRRRFSEKKAVA